A DNA window from bacterium contains the following coding sequences:
- a CDS encoding ParA family protein: MDVSPTRQPVLAISSNKGGVGKTTVATNLAIFLRALHEDLGVLVVGLDDQSIIDRMFRLSPALPGELNLKHGWAQRNLAPVLQLGQYGITFVPTPPDTGPLKARATDPNTLRHILDRTAFQGLTILDTKSDLEALTQNALTAADLVILPVSDWPSFEEAEKAFALLRRQPAGERRGRVLFTLVDRRTRVDTQGRDLYDRLARAADEKGWPRFQGFLSRSPRVEALNSGTGIPGSILHHARGTAVHRQMRELAEEVSKLLAIGSPGPVKRPPERRVQPATGLGVGLKRALLKGLGSR, translated from the coding sequence ATGGACGTGTCCCCCACGCGCCAGCCGGTGCTGGCCATCTCGTCCAACAAGGGCGGGGTGGGCAAGACCACCGTGGCCACCAATCTGGCCATCTTCTTGCGCGCCCTCCACGAGGATCTGGGCGTCTTGGTCGTGGGCTTGGACGATCAATCGATCATCGATCGGATGTTCCGGCTGAGCCCCGCGCTGCCCGGCGAGCTGAACCTGAAGCACGGCTGGGCCCAGCGGAACCTGGCCCCGGTCCTCCAGTTGGGTCAGTACGGCATCACCTTCGTGCCGACACCACCGGACACCGGTCCGTTGAAGGCCCGCGCCACGGATCCCAATACGCTTCGGCACATCCTCGATCGGACCGCCTTTCAGGGGCTCACGATCCTGGATACGAAGAGCGATCTCGAGGCGCTCACCCAGAATGCCCTGACAGCGGCGGATCTGGTGATCCTGCCGGTATCGGATTGGCCGTCCTTCGAGGAGGCCGAGAAGGCATTTGCGCTGCTTCGACGCCAGCCGGCCGGCGAGCGCCGAGGCCGGGTGCTCTTCACCCTGGTCGATCGGCGGACTCGGGTCGATACCCAGGGGCGCGATCTCTACGACCGGCTCGCCCGCGCCGCCGACGAAAAAGGCTGGCCCCGTTTCCAGGGCTTTCTTTCGCGCAGCCCCAGGGTCGAGGCGCTGAACTCCGGAACGGGTATTCCCGGCTCGATCCTGCACCATGCGAGAGGTACCGCCGTTCACCGTCAGATGCGCGAGCTCGCCGAAGAAGTGAGCAAATTGCTCGCGATCGGCAGCCCGGGTCCCGTCAAGCGGCCTCCCGAGCGTCGGGTGCAACCGGCGACCGGCCTCGGGGTCGGCCTGA